A genomic stretch from Chitinophaga agri includes:
- a CDS encoding ABC transporter ATP-binding protein, whose protein sequence is MNDPEQSDYSSTTVPVVSCRPSPNHMLRITDFKKSYHRQPVLNIPSLHLNSGIHWIKGVNGSGKSTLLKAIAGIIDFSGDILLEGINIRQQPVPYRKSVNFAEAEPLFPEFLTGREMISLFTTAKQAPPGQATAYLERMQMQGYLDQPLGGYSSGMLKKLSLVLAFLGHPTLILLDEPLITLDAASLDMLYGWIREKHNTQGTSFILSSHQAIEQTALPVSSILETAHQTVKQLPG, encoded by the coding sequence ATGAATGATCCGGAGCAGAGCGACTATTCATCAACAACAGTACCGGTAGTGTCCTGCCGGCCATCACCCAACCATATGCTGCGGATTACGGACTTTAAAAAATCATACCACCGCCAGCCCGTACTGAATATTCCTTCGCTTCACCTGAATAGTGGTATTCACTGGATCAAAGGAGTGAATGGTTCTGGTAAAAGTACCCTGCTGAAGGCTATCGCAGGAATTATTGATTTCTCCGGGGATATACTCCTGGAAGGGATCAATATCAGGCAGCAGCCGGTCCCCTATAGAAAAAGCGTCAACTTCGCGGAAGCAGAGCCCCTCTTTCCTGAATTCCTTACCGGCAGAGAAATGATTTCACTCTTCACCACTGCTAAACAAGCTCCTCCCGGACAGGCAACCGCCTATCTGGAGCGTATGCAGATGCAGGGGTATCTTGATCAGCCGTTAGGAGGCTATTCAAGCGGTATGCTAAAGAAGCTGTCGCTGGTACTCGCCTTCCTGGGCCATCCTACCCTCATCCTGCTGGATGAGCCCTTGATCACACTGGATGCCGCATCCCTCGATATGCTCTACGGATGGATCAGGGAAAAACACAATACACAGGGTACATCATTTATACTCTCCTCGCATCAGGCAATAGAACAAACAGCTTTGCCTGTCAGTAGTATACTGGAAACAGCCCACCAAACCGTAAAACAGCTTCCCGGATGA
- a CDS encoding TlpA disulfide reductase family protein, translating to MNRILMFLVASLISMPMFAQAPFYIRGQLGKLPAPAKVYIGYSVDGDIVYDSADIEKGQFKIMQYVPYPVNALLMVSRNGEPVNFFSAKNVAHVYVEPGASMWLTSDEDIANFESNGCKSQDDYAVYLQYMSDINAKLDALTAESSNTMFSDVSATGIAAKRNYMERFRATMEERKTRMKEFIIQYPEMYISLDILEEYAGAFIDHNDVEPLYKVLNEKTRKTVKGKAFLKKLQESKLGAIGTDAPDFSQKDPEGNKVSLSSFKGKYVLLNFWGSWNSASRIETQELKQIVKPFDNKQLVVINVGLEARKEHWNTAIAEDKLTGYNVSDLKFMKNEIAQLYRVSAVPQNVLIGPDGKIIARNLKGKLLEEKLTALIAK from the coding sequence ATGAACAGAATTTTGATGTTTCTCGTAGCGAGTTTGATATCTATGCCAATGTTTGCGCAGGCACCATTTTACATCAGAGGACAACTCGGGAAACTTCCAGCTCCGGCAAAAGTTTATATAGGCTATTCAGTAGATGGAGATATTGTATATGATTCTGCAGATATAGAAAAGGGACAATTTAAAATTATGCAGTACGTGCCTTACCCGGTAAATGCGCTGCTGATGGTAAGTAGGAACGGTGAACCAGTAAATTTCTTCAGCGCGAAAAATGTAGCGCATGTGTATGTCGAACCTGGCGCCAGCATGTGGCTGACTTCAGATGAAGACATCGCCAATTTTGAATCAAACGGATGTAAGTCGCAGGATGACTACGCAGTATATCTGCAATACATGTCTGACATCAATGCAAAGCTCGATGCCCTGACTGCTGAATCATCCAATACCATGTTCTCCGACGTAAGTGCAACCGGCATAGCGGCAAAGAGGAACTATATGGAACGCTTCCGTGCGACGATGGAAGAAAGGAAAACGAGGATGAAAGAATTTATCATTCAGTATCCTGAAATGTATATCAGCCTGGATATCCTGGAAGAATACGCTGGTGCATTCATCGACCACAACGACGTGGAACCACTTTACAAAGTGCTGAACGAAAAGACCAGAAAAACCGTAAAAGGTAAAGCATTCCTGAAGAAACTGCAGGAGTCTAAACTGGGTGCTATCGGTACTGATGCGCCTGACTTTTCTCAGAAAGATCCGGAAGGTAATAAAGTATCTCTTTCGTCATTCAAGGGAAAATATGTACTGCTGAACTTCTGGGGTAGCTGGAACTCCGCTTCCAGAATAGAAACCCAGGAACTGAAACAGATCGTTAAACCTTTCGATAATAAACAGCTGGTTGTGATCAACGTGGGACTCGAAGCACGCAAAGAGCACTGGAATACTGCGATCGCTGAAGACAAGCTCACTGGATACAATGTATCCGATCTGAAGTTCATGAAGAATGAGATAGCACAACTGTACAGAGTATCCGCTGTACCACAGAACGTGCTGATCGGTCCCGACGGCAAGATCATAGCAAGGAACCTGAAGGGGAAGCTGCTGGAAGAAAAGCTGACGGCTTTAATAGCGAAATAA
- a CDS encoding sensor histidine kinase, with amino-acid sequence MRAAIRTLLLCILIGGAFGSYLYFTFDHRIIRIFVSVISSVCIGSLMMLVIYYRQFFICRISAEWQKITIMIMLLIAAALIGTEITVMLYGRIAGTGYQPFSAGSIYILNMLIVMVTAIPIYISEEWKNHANARILQQQYRLLQLEQQQTAFELELLRAKINPHFLYNMHNTIAGLIPEDPAKAEELVLLLSKFFRFTLNKDSTTFHSVRDELDIITTYLHMQQIRYGDRMHYHIETAPGVQHIQLPSFILQPLVENAIKHGIETQATDGFIHVRMHTEEEKLVIVIADSGPGFPAIPGTGMGLQMVMNKLKLLYADNYTLELNNTPDKYVRLVIPGNNHHAAGR; translated from the coding sequence ATGCGTGCTGCAATAAGAACGTTGCTACTCTGCATCCTGATAGGAGGGGCATTTGGCAGCTATCTCTACTTTACTTTTGATCACAGGATTATACGGATATTCGTATCCGTTATATCCAGTGTGTGTATAGGTTCGCTGATGATGCTGGTCATTTATTACCGGCAGTTTTTTATCTGCCGGATATCTGCCGAATGGCAGAAGATCACCATAATGATCATGTTGCTGATAGCGGCAGCCCTTATTGGAACAGAGATCACGGTAATGTTATACGGCCGGATAGCTGGTACAGGGTATCAGCCATTCAGCGCAGGTAGTATCTATATACTGAACATGCTGATCGTGATGGTGACGGCGATACCGATATACATCAGTGAAGAGTGGAAGAACCATGCGAATGCACGGATACTGCAACAGCAATACCGGCTGTTACAGCTCGAGCAACAGCAAACGGCTTTTGAACTGGAGCTGCTGCGTGCAAAGATCAATCCGCACTTTTTATATAACATGCATAATACGATCGCAGGACTGATACCTGAGGATCCTGCGAAGGCGGAAGAGCTGGTGCTGTTGTTGTCGAAGTTCTTCCGGTTCACGCTGAACAAGGATAGCACGACCTTCCACAGTGTGCGCGATGAGCTGGATATCATTACGACCTACCTGCATATGCAGCAGATAAGGTATGGCGACAGGATGCATTATCACATAGAGACAGCACCCGGCGTACAACATATACAGCTGCCCTCTTTCATCCTGCAACCGCTGGTGGAGAATGCGATCAAACATGGTATAGAGACCCAGGCTACTGATGGGTTTATTCATGTACGTATGCATACTGAAGAAGAGAAACTGGTGATCGTCATTGCAGATTCAGGGCCTGGGTTTCCAGCTATACCGGGAACGGGTATGGGATTGCAGATGGTGATGAATAAACTGAAGCTGCTATATGCAGATAATTATACTTTAGAACTTAATAATACTCCAGATAAATATGTCCGGCTCGTTATTCCAGGAAACAATCACCACGCTGCTGGTAGATGA
- the map gene encoding type I methionyl aminopeptidase, whose protein sequence is MSISKESELLGMQKASEAVAYTLKEMRTYAQPGMSTKELDEYGAKILSDLGAKSAPYLTYGFPGYTCISVDNEFCHGIPSDRRILKEGDLINIDVSAELDGFWADNGGSFVLGDDIHQHQKLVDASKAILQKAISHIRGGVKIADIGHLMETEAKKRGFKVIKNLGGHGIGRGLHEEPGELMNYKNRFDLRRFKKNSVVAIETFISTTSTYATELSDGWTMVGNKGGYMAQHEHTIVVTDGQPIILTEMNGILN, encoded by the coding sequence ATGTCAATATCTAAAGAATCCGAGTTATTGGGAATGCAGAAAGCGAGCGAAGCCGTTGCATATACCTTAAAAGAAATGAGGACCTATGCCCAGCCAGGGATGAGCACAAAAGAACTGGACGAGTATGGTGCGAAGATCTTATCTGACCTCGGTGCCAAGTCAGCACCTTATCTTACTTACGGATTTCCGGGCTATACCTGCATCAGTGTAGACAATGAATTCTGTCACGGAATACCTTCTGACAGAAGGATCCTGAAAGAAGGAGATCTGATCAATATTGATGTTTCCGCGGAACTGGATGGGTTCTGGGCGGATAACGGCGGGTCATTTGTACTGGGTGACGATATTCACCAACACCAAAAGCTGGTAGACGCATCAAAAGCTATATTGCAGAAAGCGATCAGTCATATCAGAGGGGGCGTTAAGATCGCCGATATTGGACATCTGATGGAAACGGAAGCTAAAAAGAGAGGTTTTAAAGTGATTAAAAACCTGGGCGGACATGGTATCGGAAGAGGGCTGCACGAAGAACCAGGGGAATTGATGAACTATAAGAACCGGTTTGATCTTAGACGCTTTAAAAAGAATTCAGTAGTGGCGATTGAAACGTTTATTTCCACTACATCTACTTATGCCACAGAGTTGAGTGACGGATGGACGATGGTGGGTAATAAGGGTGGTTACATGGCCCAGCATGAGCACACGATCGTAGTGACGGACGGACAACCGATCATCCTGACGGAGATGAATGGAATATTAAATTAG
- a CDS encoding tetratricopeptide repeat-containing sensor histidine kinase — translation MRASTASRLIFISFLIFICSASRLNAQQDAVVNDLLRELKKTGEDSTRAAVLRQLAGYYVNRPGEAAGDLNAAILYANDALTISSRSKSVNGMISSLVLLSQITRELKNTDKAKAYIDQALAQVPKTNQAVVIADAYLEKSTQFQIDPEADLKEKTHYYGLYLDLLTKISPGTLKLADALKYYGDLLNYGRNPLKAMRFLKQSLALYQQLHYERLQDIYHLIGATASRLGNTREAIVHLLSAMKIAEKYHDTTLVAFNIYHDLATSYSALKNPAQFCYYLEKAMYIARKIDLELELFAAAELSVGYTSLGRYREALTLLEKAIKRCPESNRDLLAILKTRLCGTYTQQHSYDQAQRLFHEASALVEHADIQAATRIMLADIGVSLFFGLKDFARMEKNIERLEFFRQSDRTFIIRSRIELYRFQLDSARGRYFSGIAHYQRYKILTDSITNIKHDRQLEQLHLEYETEKKDQDIVLKAKHISLLTLETMHQKEQLHNEAIKKNFAYGVGALTLLLMCVSFWGYNVKRRSNEQLREQQFKINQQNITLKQLLDERDWLLKEVHHRVKNNLQIVISLLNSQALHLSNETAKQALRESKNRMQAVSIIHQKLYQSESFSGVDMTYYVGELLDFIQDSFSVRDKVEINADLDCAEMDVSQAVPVGLIINEAITNAIKHAAPFVRHLVIHVRLHCADNKVALTISDNGPGMPPNVDPLRCSTFGINLMVGLVRQLRGKINFVHSSGTTITMEFEQSQILA, via the coding sequence ATGCGCGCCTCCACTGCCAGCAGATTGATCTTTATTTCATTCCTGATATTTATCTGTAGTGCTTCCAGGCTCAATGCCCAGCAGGATGCTGTTGTAAATGACCTGTTGCGGGAACTTAAAAAAACCGGGGAAGACAGTACCAGGGCGGCAGTACTCAGACAGCTCGCCGGCTATTATGTCAACAGGCCGGGAGAAGCCGCCGGTGATCTTAACGCTGCTATATTGTATGCCAATGACGCGCTGACAATTAGTAGCCGGTCTAAGTCAGTGAATGGCATGATCAGCAGTCTGGTATTACTCTCTCAGATAACAAGAGAGCTGAAAAACACCGATAAGGCAAAAGCATATATCGACCAGGCATTAGCACAGGTGCCTAAAACCAATCAGGCAGTGGTAATAGCTGATGCTTATCTTGAAAAATCAACCCAGTTTCAAATTGACCCGGAAGCAGACCTGAAAGAAAAAACGCACTACTATGGTCTGTATCTTGATCTGCTGACGAAGATCAGTCCGGGCACCCTCAAATTAGCCGACGCCCTCAAGTATTACGGAGACCTGCTCAACTATGGCCGCAACCCGCTCAAAGCAATGCGTTTTCTGAAACAATCACTTGCTTTGTATCAGCAGTTACACTATGAACGACTGCAGGACATTTATCATCTTATCGGAGCTACCGCCAGCCGTCTGGGTAACACACGGGAAGCGATCGTGCATCTGTTATCCGCAATGAAAATTGCAGAAAAATATCATGACACGACACTGGTCGCTTTTAATATCTATCATGACCTGGCAACCAGCTACAGTGCGTTGAAGAATCCGGCACAGTTTTGCTACTACCTCGAAAAGGCCATGTATATTGCCCGGAAGATTGACCTGGAACTGGAATTATTTGCAGCAGCGGAACTGTCAGTCGGGTATACCAGCTTGGGCAGGTACAGGGAAGCACTCACCTTGCTTGAAAAAGCAATTAAGCGTTGCCCGGAAAGTAACCGTGATCTGCTCGCTATATTAAAAACGCGCCTTTGCGGCACTTACACACAGCAGCATTCCTATGATCAGGCACAGCGGCTGTTCCATGAAGCCAGTGCACTTGTTGAACATGCGGACATACAGGCAGCTACAAGGATCATGCTTGCTGACATTGGTGTAAGTTTATTCTTTGGATTAAAGGACTTTGCCAGGATGGAAAAGAATATCGAGCGACTTGAATTCTTCAGACAGTCCGACAGAACATTTATCATCAGAAGCAGGATCGAACTGTATCGCTTCCAGCTTGACTCTGCCCGGGGACGCTATTTCTCGGGAATAGCCCATTATCAACGCTATAAAATACTGACTGATTCTATCACGAATATAAAGCATGACCGCCAGCTGGAACAGTTACACCTGGAATACGAAACGGAAAAGAAAGACCAGGATATTGTGTTAAAAGCCAAACACATCTCACTGTTAACACTGGAAACAATGCACCAAAAAGAGCAACTGCATAATGAAGCCATCAAAAAGAACTTCGCCTACGGTGTAGGGGCACTAACGCTGTTGTTAATGTGTGTCAGCTTCTGGGGATATAACGTCAAACGACGCTCCAATGAACAGCTCCGGGAACAACAGTTTAAGATCAACCAGCAGAACATTACGCTTAAACAGCTGCTGGATGAGCGTGACTGGCTCTTAAAGGAAGTACATCACCGGGTCAAGAACAACCTCCAGATTGTGATCAGTCTGTTAAACTCCCAGGCATTGCATTTAAGCAACGAAACGGCCAAGCAGGCATTACGTGAAAGCAAAAACAGGATGCAGGCTGTTTCCATCATCCACCAGAAGCTCTACCAGTCAGAGAGCTTCTCAGGTGTTGATATGACGTACTATGTGGGTGAATTGCTTGACTTCATACAGGATAGTTTCTCTGTCCGTGATAAGGTTGAGATAAATGCTGACCTGGATTGTGCAGAAATGGATGTTTCACAGGCAGTTCCTGTTGGCCTGATCATCAATGAGGCTATCACCAACGCAATTAAACATGCCGCGCCTTTTGTCCGGCATCTGGTCATCCATGTCCGTCTGCATTGCGCTGACAATAAAGTAGCATTGACGATCTCCGATAATGGTCCGGGGATGCCTCCAAACGTTGATCCGCTACGCTGTTCAACCTTCGGCATTAATCTGATGGTAGGCTTAGTACGCCAGCTCAGGGGAAAGATCAACTTTGTGCATAGTAGCGGCACGACAATAACTATGGAATTCGAACAAAGCCAGATCCTGGCTTGA
- a CDS encoding LytR/AlgR family response regulator transcription factor has translation MSGSLFQETITTLLVDDEAIAIHRLKKALQSYPQIKIVGEAMDGAAAVAMMNSLQPELVFLDIRMPAFDGFEVLDQLTYAPMIVFVTAYEEYAIRAFEKNSLDYLLKPVEEDRLDMTIRRVSQRTGNEVALLSKMKMMLREQQEEARISTIPVKKGDKIYLVQVNDIVYLEAREKYVVVHTEGEEQLIDISLTYLEERLPAVFVRVHRSFIVNKLKIREIQKYFKGTFILLMNDKQGARIKTSNTYNDTVKSKLLLP, from the coding sequence ATGTCCGGCTCGTTATTCCAGGAAACAATCACCACGCTGCTGGTAGATGATGAAGCGATTGCTATTCACCGGTTGAAGAAAGCCTTACAGTCTTATCCGCAGATAAAGATCGTCGGAGAGGCAATGGATGGTGCTGCTGCGGTGGCAATGATGAATAGTCTTCAGCCGGAGCTGGTATTCCTGGATATCCGCATGCCTGCCTTTGATGGCTTTGAGGTGCTTGATCAGCTGACCTATGCACCGATGATCGTGTTTGTCACCGCTTATGAGGAATATGCGATCCGCGCTTTTGAGAAGAACTCATTAGACTATCTGCTGAAGCCTGTGGAAGAAGACCGGCTGGATATGACGATCAGAAGGGTGTCACAGCGTACCGGCAATGAGGTGGCATTATTATCAAAGATGAAAATGATGTTACGGGAGCAGCAGGAAGAAGCGCGTATCAGTACGATACCGGTAAAGAAAGGAGATAAGATCTACCTGGTACAGGTGAATGATATTGTTTATCTGGAAGCGAGAGAGAAATATGTGGTCGTACATACGGAGGGAGAAGAGCAGTTAATCGATATATCACTGACCTATCTTGAGGAGCGGTTACCAGCGGTATTTGTGCGGGTGCACCGGAGTTTTATTGTTAACAAACTGAAGATACGTGAGATACAGAAATATTTTAAGGGGACGTTTATACTATTGATGAATGATAAGCAAGGTGCACGGATAAAAACGTCTAACACATATAATGATACGGTGAAAAGCAAGCTATTGCTGCCCTGA
- a CDS encoding alpha/beta fold hydrolase, whose translation MKFFTKQLLSSSMLLTLAGFLMLPHPAFTQGGPKVATRHVYDGAHINSGKIADEALVKQLPGFTNKYAAVNGIKMHYVIGGTGKLLVLLSGWPQTWWSFHKMMPSLKKDYTVMVVDYRGMGSSSKPAAGYDKKTVAGDVYELIKSLGYQKAYVAGHDIGAQVAFSMAANHPDMVEKLVMIDVPHPDETFTAMPMLPAMGTPTDTLDPARPYVWWFAFNQLNGLPEDLLEGRAAIFQKAIFHYLLKDDAAMSELDRAVYAGAYNSREAIRAGNAWYQTFTKDVEDYKKYAVLKMPVLGLGGPGYDWLRFVLPNKASDVKVIKVNNSGHFVPEEQPEVAVEEIRHFLN comes from the coding sequence ATGAAATTCTTTACAAAACAACTACTCAGCAGTAGTATGTTGCTTACACTCGCCGGATTTTTAATGCTGCCGCATCCTGCTTTTACACAGGGAGGCCCCAAGGTAGCCACCAGACATGTTTACGATGGCGCACATATCAATAGCGGCAAGATCGCTGACGAAGCACTGGTAAAACAACTACCCGGATTCACCAATAAATATGCTGCTGTGAACGGGATAAAAATGCACTATGTGATTGGTGGCACAGGTAAATTGCTAGTGTTGCTTTCCGGATGGCCACAAACCTGGTGGTCATTTCACAAAATGATGCCTTCACTCAAGAAAGACTATACCGTCATGGTAGTAGATTACCGTGGGATGGGAAGCTCCTCCAAACCCGCAGCAGGCTATGATAAAAAAACCGTTGCCGGCGATGTATATGAGCTCATCAAATCGCTGGGATACCAAAAGGCCTATGTGGCAGGCCACGACATCGGTGCTCAGGTAGCTTTTAGTATGGCTGCCAACCATCCGGATATGGTAGAAAAGCTGGTGATGATCGATGTTCCACATCCGGATGAGACCTTTACGGCTATGCCTATGCTCCCGGCTATGGGTACGCCCACGGACACACTTGATCCTGCCCGTCCCTATGTATGGTGGTTTGCATTTAACCAGCTGAATGGTTTACCTGAAGACCTCCTGGAAGGACGTGCAGCTATTTTCCAGAAAGCGATCTTCCATTACCTGTTAAAAGACGATGCCGCTATGTCCGAACTGGATCGTGCGGTATATGCCGGCGCATATAATAGCCGAGAGGCCATCCGTGCGGGTAATGCGTGGTATCAGACATTTACCAAGGATGTTGAAGACTACAAGAAATATGCAGTATTGAAAATGCCAGTCCTGGGACTTGGGGGCCCGGGTTATGATTGGCTCAGATTTGTGCTGCCTAATAAAGCATCAGATGTGAAAGTTATCAAAGTGAACAACTCAGGCCATTTTGTACCGGAAGAACAACCCGAAGTCGCCGTCGAAGAAATAAGGCATTTCCTTAATTAA
- a CDS encoding class I SAM-dependent methyltransferase produces the protein MKKRIHKILRQWAVTFIPEIQATFARDISFARSVKSLSTTADYIDEHMWDVPSVDHHLLVHDTAISHIQIANGLILEFGVFSGSTINHIATHLPDTSIFGFDSFEGLPEFWRDGFSKGHFALNQLPTVAPNVTLVKGWFDQTLPDFKAKYDQPVAYLHIDCDLYSSTKTIFDLLKDNIVEGTVIVFDEYFNYPGWMQGEFRAFREFLEETKKSYKYLVYNRMHEQVAVIIT, from the coding sequence ATGAAAAAACGTATTCATAAAATCCTGCGGCAATGGGCAGTCACGTTCATACCCGAAATACAGGCAACCTTCGCCAGGGATATTTCGTTTGCTCGCTCAGTGAAATCGTTGTCCACCACAGCAGATTATATAGATGAACATATGTGGGATGTTCCTTCCGTAGATCATCATCTGCTTGTGCATGATACGGCCATCAGTCATATACAGATCGCCAATGGCCTGATACTGGAGTTTGGCGTGTTCTCTGGCAGTACGATTAACCACATTGCCACACACCTGCCAGATACCAGCATATTTGGTTTCGACTCATTTGAAGGTCTTCCGGAGTTCTGGCGTGACGGTTTCTCCAAAGGCCATTTTGCACTGAATCAGTTGCCAACAGTTGCGCCAAACGTGACCCTTGTAAAAGGTTGGTTTGACCAGACGCTGCCTGACTTCAAAGCAAAGTATGATCAGCCGGTTGCTTATCTCCACATAGACTGCGACCTGTATTCTTCAACTAAAACAATATTCGATCTGTTAAAAGATAATATCGTGGAAGGTACTGTGATCGTGTTTGACGAATATTTTAACTATCCGGGCTGGATGCAAGGCGAGTTCAGGGCATTCCGGGAATTTCTTGAAGAAACAAAGAAGAGTTACAAATATCTTGTCTATAACCGTATGCACGAACAGGTAGCGGTGATCATTACCTAA
- a CDS encoding DUF4242 domain-containing protein: protein MPKYVIERELAGAGRLTTDELKGVSQASCNVLRNMGPEIQWVQSYVTGDKIYCVYIAPNADMIREHAQKGGFPANAINEIRTIIDPTTAE, encoded by the coding sequence ATGCCGAAATATGTAATTGAACGTGAGCTGGCGGGAGCCGGCCGGCTTACTACCGATGAACTGAAAGGCGTTTCCCAGGCATCCTGTAATGTATTAAGGAATATGGGGCCGGAGATCCAGTGGGTACAGAGTTATGTTACGGGTGATAAGATCTATTGTGTTTACATTGCTCCTAATGCTGACATGATCCGGGAACATGCGCAGAAAGGAGGTTTTCCTGCTAATGCCATCAATGAGATCAGGACGATCATTGATCCTACGACGGCAGAATAA